The Pseudoxanthomonas suwonensis sequence ACACCTTCGTGATCCCGACGCCCGTGTCGCCGACTGAAGTCAGCTCCTACAGGAAAGCGGCCGCGTCGCAGCTGTTGTAGGAGCCGGGTTCAGCCGGCGACACGACGCCCTCGGCACAGGCGACGCCTTCGTGATCCCGACGCCCGTGTCGCCCACTGATGTGGGCTCCTACATGCGGCAGCCTTCCAGCTGCAGCTGCTGGCCCTGGCGCACGCTGTAGGCGGGCGCCTTGAGACCGTTGGCGCGGGCCAGTGTCTTCACGTCGCAGCCGTGGCGCTGGGCGATGCGGCCCAGGGTGTCGCCCTGGGCGACCTTGTAGCTGCGGACCTTCGGCTTGGCCGCCGGCGCGGCCGCGGCCCGTGGCGCGCCCGGCAGCGGGGTCACGTTGCCCACGGCGACATTCCCGTACGGCGTGTCGCGCACCAGCGCCATGTTGACGTCGGCGGTGACCAGCGCCCGCGCCAGGTCGGCGCGCGCGCCGCCGCTGCAGTGGCGGTGGTACAGGCCGGCGATCCGGGTGGTGGCGTTGAGCGTGGTCCCGGCCGGGATCCAGGCATCGGCCTCGTAGCGCGGATTGAGGTTGCGCAGGGTGCGCATGTAGCCGTTGTGCGAACCCTGGTTGCCCAGGCAGATGGTCAGTTCGTAGATGCTGGCCGGACGGGTGAGCTTGAACTGGGCCGGGTGCGCGTCGACCTTCGGGAAGGTCACGCCATACTGGCGCGGGTGCAGGTAGATCCAGGCCGCGGCGATCACCATCGGCACGTAATCGCGGGTCTCGGCCGGGAACTGGTCGTAGACCGAGGCGTTCCAGAACCCGGTGCCGCCGCTGGCCCGGTGCACGCGCAGGGCCCGGCCCTCGCCGCCGTTGTAGCCGGCCAGCGACAGTTCCATGTCGTTGTTGAGCTGCCGCAACCGTTCGTTGAGGTAGGCCGCGCTGGCCATGGCCGCGCTGCGCGGGTCGTAACGGCTATCGAAGCCGGTGTCGTCCGGGCCCAGGCCGAAACGGCGGCCGGTGGCGGGCATGAACTGCATCGGCCCGGCCGCGCCGGCGCGCGACACCGCGTGCACGCGGCCATTGGATTCCTTGGCCATGATCCCGAACAGCAGCGCCTCGGGCAGCCCCTGGCGCTCGAACTCCGGCCACATCAGGTGGCGCATCGCCTGGTAGTTCTCGTAGCTGGTCATCAGCGCCGGCCGCATGTCGGTCAGCCAGCGGCGGATGCCGGCCTGCACTGCCGGGTTGAACTGGACCATGCGGTCGAAGGCGTGGCGGTTGTCGTCGCCGACCAGCCGGGCGGTGCGCGCCGCCTCGGGGATG is a genomic window containing:
- a CDS encoding transglycosylase SLT domain-containing protein, giving the protein MFSRLRKGWPLAAVLLFCFTPSAFAQRVPAKDKAAADVLVQRMAAAEQRYRDALVLAANGDPKGTTESNEALEDMEDVVDACVKQRGCPMSDLLATWKRLLKAEVDVAGEELDEDPGEDELLEADTALAADIPEAARTARLVGDDNRHAFDRMVQFNPAVQAGIRRWLTDMRPALMTSYENYQAMRHLMWPEFERQGLPEALLFGIMAKESNGRVHAVSRAGAAGPMQFMPATGRRFGLGPDDTGFDSRYDPRSAAMASAAYLNERLRQLNNDMELSLAGYNGGEGRALRVHRASGGTGFWNASVYDQFPAETRDYVPMVIAAAWIYLHPRQYGVTFPKVDAHPAQFKLTRPASIYELTICLGNQGSHNGYMRTLRNLNPRYEADAWIPAGTTLNATTRIAGLYHRHCSGGARADLARALVTADVNMALVRDTPYGNVAVGNVTPLPGAPRAAAAPAAKPKVRSYKVAQGDTLGRIAQRHGCDVKTLARANGLKAPAYSVRQGQQLQLEGCRM